A DNA window from Motacilla alba alba isolate MOTALB_02 chromosome 28, Motacilla_alba_V1.0_pri, whole genome shotgun sequence contains the following coding sequences:
- the LOC119712540 gene encoding complement factor D-like, with protein sequence MGPSPAPVLVLALLLLLWAPVNGQPRGRILRGSEARPHLKPYMASLQLDGQHVCGGFLIAEQWVLSAAHCIEETDGKLFQVLLGAHSLTQPEPHKRLYQVRAQFPHPGSNIHNNKDDLLLLQLEEKAELNSDVRVLPFQREDRDVAADTVCEVAGWGTTDHSGTRPDRLQQVERPVISRDVCNHRTRHDGTITRNMMCTDSRRKDTCKGDSGGPLVCGGVAEGVVTAGSRVCGNYKKPAIYTRIAPYAAWIDSVMASAAGEGDTR encoded by the exons ATGGGGCCAAGCCCCGCTCCCGTGCTCGTCCTcgccctgctgctgctcctctgggccCCGGTGAACG ggcagccccgGGGACGGATCCTGAGGGGCTCCGAAGCCCGGCCCCACCTGAAGCCCTACATGGCCTCGCTGCAGCTGGACGGGCAGCACGTCTGTGGGGGCTTCCTCATCGCCGAGCAGTGGGTGCTGAGCGCTGCCCACTGCATCGAGGAGAC ggatggcaaactcttccaggtgctgctgggtgccCACTCGCTGACGCAACCGGAGCCCCACAAACGCCTGTACCAAGTGCGCGCCCAGTTCCCCCACCCCGGCAGCAACATCCACAACAACAAGGATgacctgctcctcctccag ctggaggagaaagCGGAGCTGAACTCGGACGTGCGGGTGCTGCCCTTCCAGCGGGAGGACAGGGACGTGGCGGCCGACACGGTGTGCGAGGTGGCGGGCTGGGGCACCACGGACCACAGCGGCACGCGGCCGGACCGGCTGCAGCAGGTGGAGCGGCCGGTGATCAGCCGCGACGTCTGCAACCACCGCACGCGCCACGACGGCACCATCACCCGGAACATGATGTGCACCGACTCCCGCAGGAAGGACACCTGCAAG GGAGACTCCGGTGGACCCCTGGTGTGTGGCGGGGTGGCCGAGGGGGTGGTCACGGCCGGCTCCCGCGTCTGTGGCAACTACAAGAAACCGGCCATCTACACCCGCATCGCCCCCTACGCGGCCTGGATCGACAGCGTCAtggcctctgctgctggggagggggacaccCGCTGA
- the R3HDM4 gene encoding R3H domain-containing protein 4, producing MVVLRGGAGPEEPFPRIEDCLPLLQDSPSKRFSPSKRKQYYINKAIRNSDLIPRAKGRKSLQRLENTRYLMTLLEQDDCGSDEAELTHSATPSIFTEACNNETYVEIWNDFMNRSGEEQERVLLYLEEEARKKHRRKLPVKNEDKWKELPAYTPQECFQRISRRLRATLKRGRIPMGTLEGLEEELLAFFSVTPHSVYTALMDNSFERLLLHALCQYMDLVSASSDIEGKRQMKVSNKHRVFLPPELLLSDYLGQMS from the exons ATGGTGGTGctgcggggcggcgcgggcccCGAGGAGCCGTTCCC gAGGATCGAGGactgcctgcccctgctgcaggactcCCCCTCCAAGCGCTTCTCGCCGTCCAAGAGGAAGCAGTATTACATCAACAAAGCCATCCGCAACTCCGACCTCATCCCGAGGGCCAAGGGCCGCAAGAGCCTCCAGAGGCTGGAGAACA CTCGCTACCTGATGACGCTCCTGGAGCAGGATGACTGCGGCAGCGACGAGGCAGAGCTCACCCACTCGGCCACCCCCAGCATCTTCACCGAGGCCTGCAACAATGAGACCTATGTGGAG ATCTGGAACGACTTCATGAACCGGTCGGGAGAAGAGCAGGAGCGGGTCCTGCTCTACCTGGAGGAGGAGGCCAGGAAGAAGCACAGGAGGAAGCTGCCTGTCAAGAATGAAGACAAGTGGAAAG agctccctgcctaCACCCCGCAGGAGTGCTTCCAGCGCATCAGCCGCCGCCTGCGCGCCACCCTGAAGCGGGGCCGGATCCCCATG GGGAcgctggaggggctggaggaggagctgctggccttCTTCTCTGTCACCCCCCACTCTGTCTACACAGCACTGATGGATAACAG ctttGAGCGACTCCTGCTCCACGCCCTCTGCCAGTACATGGATCTCGTCTCTGCCA GTTCGGACATCGAAGGGAAGCGTCAGATGAAAGTGAGCAACAAACACCGCGTGTTCCTGCccccggagctgctgctctcagactACCTGGGCCAGATGAGCTGA
- the MED16 gene encoding mediator of RNA polymerase II transcription subunit 16, protein MDLAYVCEWEKKPKSNHCPSIPLVCAWSCRNLIAFTTDLRNEEEKDLTHMVHIIDTEHPWDVYSVNSGHAELITCLEWDQSGSRLLSADADGHIKCWSMTDHLANSWQSTVGSAVEGDPVVALSWLHNGVKLALHVEKSGASNFGEKFSRVKFSPSLTLFGGKPMEGWIAVTISGLVTVSLLKPNGQVLTATESLCRLRCRVALADVAFTGGGNIVVATSDGSSTSPVQFYKVCVSVVNEKCKIDTEILPSLFMRCTTDPARKDKYPAITHLKFLARDMSEQVLLCASNQNNSIVECWSLRKEGLPVNNIFQQISPVVGEKQPMILKWRILSATNDLDRVSAVALPKLPISLTNTDLKVANDTKFFPGLGLALAFHDGSVHIVHRLSLQMMAVFYGSSSQRPVDEPALKRPRTTGPLVHFKAMQLSWTSLALAGVDSHGKLSMLRISPSMGHGLDMNMSLRHLLFLLEYCMVTGYDWWDILLHVQPSMVQNLVEKLHEEYMRQNAALQQVLSTRIVAMKASLCKLSSSTIARVCDYHAKLFLIAISCTLKSLLRPHFLNTPDKSPGDRLTEICSKITDVDIDKVMINLKTEEFVLEMTTLQSLQQLIQWVGDFVLYLLASLPNQGSPVRPGHSFLRDGASLGMFRELMVVIRIWGLLKPSCLPVYTATSDTQDSMSLLFRLLTKLWLCCREENHITEPDDALIDECCLLPSQLLIPNIDWLPINDGIISKLQNKQLVRLQFGKAPGLVGHTVSSQFDAFVRAPGQPKIDHLRRLHLGAYPTEECKSCTRCGCVTMLKSPNKVTAVKQWEQRWIKNCLCGGLWRKMPLSYS, encoded by the exons ATGGACCTCGCCTACGTGTGCGAGTGGGAGAAGAAGCCCAAGAGCAACCACTGCCCGTCCATCCCCCTGGTGTGCGCCTGGTCCTGCCGCAACCTCATCGCCTTCACCACCGACCTGCGCAACGAGGAGGAGAAAG ATCTCACGCACATGGTGCACATCATCGACACCGAGCACCCCTGGGACGTCTACTCCGTCAACTCGGGCCACGCCGAGCTCATCACCTGTTTGGAGTGGGATCAGTCAG gctccaggctgctctcGGCAGATGCCGACGGCCACATCAAGTGCTGGAGCATGACGGATCACCTGGCCAACAGCTGGCAGAGCACGGTGGGCAGCGCCGTGGAGGGGGACCCCGTGGTggccctgtcctggctgcacaACGGCGTCAAGCTGGCTCTGCACGTGGAGAAG TCTGGAGCCTCGAACTTCGGCGAGAAGTTTTCCCGGGTGAAGTTCTCTCCGTCGCTGACTCTGTTTGGTGGGAAGCCCATGGAGGGCTGGATTGCCGTGACCATCAGCGGGCTGGTCACCGTGTCCCTCCTCAAGCCCAACGGGCAGGTGCTGACGGCCACCGAGAGCCTGTGCCGCCTGCGCTGCCGCGTGGCCTTGGCCGACGTCGCCTTCACGGGCGGGGGCAACATCGTGGTGGCCACGTCCGACGGCAGCAGCACGTCCCCCGTGCAGTTCTACAAGGTGTGTGTCAGCGTGGTGAACGAGAAGTGCAAGATCGACACCGAGATCCTGCCGTCGCTCTTCATGCGCTGCACCACCGACCCCGCGCGCAAGGACAAGTACCCGGCCATCACCCACCTCAAGTTCCTGGCTCGGGACATGTCAGAGCAG GTGCTGCTTTGTGCCTCGAACCAAAACAACAGCATTGTGGAGTGCTGGTCCCTTAGGAAGGAGGGCCTGCCTGTCAACAACATCTTCCAGCAAATCTCTCCTGTGG TGGGAGAGAAGCAGCCCATGATCCTGAAGTGGCGGATCCTGTCTGCCACCAACGACCTGGACCGGGTGTCGGCTGTGGCCCTGCCAAAGCTGCCAATCTCCCTGACCAACACCGATCTGAAGGTGGCAAACGACACCAAGTTCTTCCCTGGACTGG GCCTGGCCCTGGCTTTCCACGATGGCAGCGTGCACATCGTGCACCGGCTGTCCCTGCAGATGATGGCCGTGTTCTACGGCTCCTCCTCGCAGCGCCCCGTGGACGAGCCGGCCCTCAAGCGCCCGCGCACCACGGGGCCCCTGGTGCACTTCAAGGCCATGCAGCTCTCCTGGACATCACTGGCCCTGGCTGGCGTGGACAGTCACGGGAAG ctgagcaTGCTCCGCATCTCCCCCTCCATGGGCCACGGGCTGGACATGAACATGTCCCTGAGACACTTGCTGTTCCTGCTGGAGTACTGCATGGTGACTGGCTACGACTGGTGGGACATCCTGCTCCACGTCCAGCCCAGCATGGTGCAGAACCTGGTGGAGAAGCTGCACGAGGAGTACATGCGGCAGAACGCGGCCCTGCAGcag GTGCTCTCCACACGCATCGTTGCCATGAAGGCATCGCTGTGCAagctctcctccagcaccaTCGCCCGTGTGTGTGACTACCACGCCAAGCTCTTCCTCATTGCCATCAGCTGCACCCTCAAGTCGCTGCTGCGCCCACACTTCCTCAACACCCCTGACAAGAGCCCCGGGGACCGGCTCACCGAGATCTGCTCCAAGATCACCGATGTAG ACATTGACAAGGTGATGATTAACCTGAAGACAGAAGAGTTTGTCCTGGAGATGACGACGTtgcagtccctgcagcagctcatccAGTGGGTGGGGGATTTTGTGCTCTACCTGCTGGCCAGCCTTCCCAACCAG ggcTCCCCGGTGCGCCCCGGGCACAGCTTCCTGCGCGACGGCGCGTCCCTCGGCATGTTCCGGGAGCTGATGGTGGTGATCCGCATCTGGGGGCTGCTCAAGCCCAGCTGCCTCCCCGTGTACACAGCAACCTCGGACACCCAGGACAGCATGTCCCTGCTCTTCCGGCTCCTGACcaagctctggctgtgct GTCGTGAGGAAAATCACATCACAGAGCCCGACGATGCCCTGATCGATGagtgctgcctcctgcccagccagctgctcATTCCCAACATTGACTGGCTGCCCATCAACGATGGCATCATCAGCAAGCTGCAGAACAAGCAGCTGGTCCGGCTGCAGTTTGGGAAGGCTCCCGGGCTCGTTGGCCACACTGTCTCTTCCCAGTTCGATGCCTTTGTCAG GGCCCCTGGACAGCCCAAAATTGACCACCTGAGGCGGCTGCACCTGGGTGCATACCCAACAGAGGAATGCAAGTCCTGTACCAG gtgtGGCTGTGTCACCATGCTGAAGTCCCCCAACAAGGTGACAGCAGTGAAGCAGTGGGAGCAGCGCTGGATCAAGAACTGCCTCTGTGGGGGGCTGTGGAGGAAGATGCCCCTCAGCTACTCCTGA